CCATGAGCGCGTCCCGCGCCTTGGAGTATTCCGAACGCTGCACGTCGGCGTACTCCATATCTTTTTCATTGCCTTCGTCGTGGGCTTTTTCCCAGGCTTTTTCCCACTGATCGATGGCATCGTTGAGCGTCTTAAGTTTACCGTTGAAACGATCGGTAGCAGCCTGGGTGAGCGAGTACAGCTTCTGGTGCGTCACGTTGAGATCGACGATGGCGTTGCCGAAGGTTTCTACTTCAACCTGCTCATAGATGAACATGCCATCCAGTCGCTGCTTAATGTCGTAAACGATGTTCGGGTCCTGAATGTCTGCTAGCTGAGCTTCGCGGTAGAAAGTCTTGAACGCGGCCAGAATTTCCTTTGCTTCGTTGGCGAAGTCGATAACGAAAGTCTTGTCCTTACCTGGGAAGGTGCGATTCAGGCGCGAGAGTGTCTGCACCGCCTCCACACCGGATATTTTTTTGTCCAGGTACATGGCCACTAGCTTAGGCTGGTCGAAGCCGGTCTGATACTTATTGGCGACGATCATCACCCGGTAATCCGGGGTATCGAACACTTTACGCATGTCGCGACCATTGAGACCAGGGTTCAGGTTGAGCTCATTGAAATGGTGATCCGCCGGCAAGCTAGCTTCTTTCACATCGGTATTAGGTACATCGCCGGAGAACGCGACAATCGCCTGCACATTCTCGTAGCCGTTGCGTTTGCAGTAATCCCCTAGCGCCAGGTGGTACTTGACCGCTGCCGCACGGGAGCTAGTCACCACCATGGCCTTGGCCTGGCCGCCGAGAAGGTGCGCGACGTTCTTGCGGAAGTGCTCGACGATCAGTTCGACCTTCTGCCCCACGTTGACCGGGTTCAGCGACAACCATTTAGCCAACTTACGCCGGGCACTCTTCTCGTCCACACGCTTGTCTTCCACCAACTCGCTGCCAATGCGCAACGCCACGTCATAGCTGGTGTAGTTCTTCAGCACATCGAGAATAAACCCTTCTTCGATGGCCTGCTGCATGGTGTAGAGGTGAAAAGGTGCCGGTGGGTTTTCAACGCTCGCCGCTTGCTCCGGATTACATGGACGACCAAACAGGCTTACGGTTGAATGTTTGGGCGTAGCGGTAAAGGCAAAATAGCTGGCATTACCGGGACGGTTGCGCGAACTCTGCCACACAGACAGTCGATCATCCTTGGACAACTTCTCCCACTCCGCTTCGCTTTGCCCCGTCAGCACATAACGCAAGTCATCGGCGGTGCTGCCACCGGTTGAACTGTGCGCCTCGTCGATGATGATGGCGAAACGGCGATCACGCAGACTCTGCTCGCCGAGGATGATTTTCTGCGCATAGGGGAAGGTTTGCAGGGTGCAGACAATGATAGGCACGCCATCCAGCATGGCCTTAGCCAGTTGCTGACTTTTAGGGAGGCTAGACTGCTGGCGGTCGATGGCGCACACCACACCAGCCTGATGCTCGATCTGCTGGATTGCATCTTGCAACTGCTGGTCCAGCACCTGGCGGTCGGTGACCACGATCACGCTATGGAAGAACGGCTCGCCATCTGGACGACGCACGCGAATCAGCGAATGCGCAGTCCAGGCGATGGTATTGGTCTTGCCCGAGCCTGTGGCTCATCGCTTTGTCCTTTAGTTTCCCGGCCATCCTTGTGAACGGCACTACTCAATTCTGTTTAGCTTTAGCCTGTGTAAGGGACGATACAGCTGCCATACATCAATTCGCCGTCGTCGCAATTTCCACCACTCAGATCGGTCCGCTCATGGCACCAGCCGCATGCTCCCCTAAGCGGCTCATAGGTGAAGCTGTGGCTCTTCTTCTCACGATACAGTGATGGCTGCGACGGCATTCGCGCTGGGTCCGGCGGGCTCGAAAAATAGCAACAATCACCGCACGCTGACCGCCAAGGTGTTCCACGCAAGTCGCTTTACGCAATATTTACGTATCAATTTTCTTACCTGCGCCATAGCTACCAGGAAGACGCGCCCAAGAGTCGAGCATAACGATTCTCTTCGGCTGCAGTTTTTCTTCTCGGCCTTTTGCACATCTGATTGGCGACGCTTCAAGCCATATTTCAGAAACTCCGCCACGCCCGCCTTAAACTGCAAATCGCGAGTTGCAGGTTGACCCGATGGGTTGAAACGAACGCTCCCTTTATCCATTGAGCACTTCATCCCTAGGCGTTCACTGAACCAATAGGCAAGAAAAAGCTGATAATCGCGTTCATCAAATACCTCCACCAAGGTTCCCAGCAGGGTCGAGTCCCGGTGCAGCTCGCAATGAGAGACTGCGTAATTAACTGCTTGATACAGCAGATCCGATGAAAGCAACCTCCTTTGATCAAGCAGCGCGCGTAGTGCGTTCCGCTTGATCGAAACGCACTGGCTATAGCACTTTTTCTGATACTCGAGCTCAACAGCCTTACTGAACAATGGCTCGCCCATAACGCCTCCTGCGCAAATGCTGTTGGTATCACTCGGTCAAGGATGAACTACTGGAATCCGGCACCAGATTATTCAGCTGCAATTCCTGCCAAGCTGCGTACGTCTGACCTGTGCCTTCTACCAACCACGAAGTTCGGCCATTGGCGGAACGGCCGCTGACCACGGCAGCAGCGGCGCTGGGGCTGCTAAAGGCGCAGTCGTCGCTAAAACGCATATGCTCGCCATCAGCAACCAGCATACCTTCATCAACCAACTGCTTGAACAAGCCTTGGTAGCCGCGTTCGGTGCCAACCCATTCGGCGCGGGCCTTGGAGCCTTTGAGCACGAAGAATTCGCCGTCGATTTCCTGGCCCTGGGCGCTGA
This genomic stretch from Pseudomonas synxantha BG33R harbors:
- a CDS encoding type I restriction enzyme subunit R domain-containing protein; protein product: MVVTSSRAAAVKYHLALGDYCKRNGYENVQAIVAFSGDVPNTDVKEASLPADHHFNELNLNPGLNGRDMRKVFDTPDYRVMIVANKYQTGFDQPKLVAMYLDKKISGVEAVQTLSRLNRTFPGKDKTFVIDFANEAKEILAAFKTFYREAQLADIQDPNIVYDIKQRLDGMFIYEQVEVETFGNAIVDLNVTHQKLYSLTQAATDRFNGKLKTLNDAIDQWEKAWEKAHDEGNEKDMEYADVQRSEYSKARDALMVFSECLSKFVRNYEYIAQLVEFGDPSLEAFASYARLLRKRLKGITPDQVDLDDLKLTHYKIKKGDNLDGLLPTGETPQLYGITDNGLRDAQDREKKYLAELIEKLNNALGTAFSDTDQVALVVHVSEKLRVDNVLMAQVQHNTMEQAMKADLPSRAIQAIAGAMSSHTSMATKLLSDESTRDVFLTVVYELLKRDSGADLLGATR